One genomic region from Haloterrigena gelatinilytica encodes:
- a CDS encoding 2Fe-2S iron-sulfur cluster-binding protein: MAKQHHDVTLEWPDADRETRTVAVDEDETVLEAAERADIALPFGCRTGACGTCTGRLLEADGAESAAGDDERGTIDVTDAFSYRRSPRALKDRHRADGYVLLCIASPRVGCRLAVGASVHTELVDNPWK; encoded by the coding sequence ATGGCGAAACAGCACCACGACGTGACCCTCGAGTGGCCCGACGCCGACCGCGAGACGCGAACCGTCGCGGTCGACGAGGACGAGACGGTCCTCGAGGCCGCCGAGCGCGCCGACATCGCCCTTCCCTTCGGCTGTCGCACCGGCGCCTGCGGGACCTGTACGGGGCGGCTGCTCGAGGCCGACGGAGCAGAGTCAGCGGCCGGCGACGACGAACGCGGTACGATCGACGTCACCGACGCGTTCTCGTACCGTCGCTCGCCGCGAGCGCTGAAGGACCGACATCGGGCCGACGGTTACGTGCTTCTCTGCATCGCTTCGCCGCGAGTCGGCTGCCGGCTCGCCGTCGGCGCGAGCGTCCACACCGAACTGGTGGACAACCCGTGGAAGTGA
- a CDS encoding 2Fe-2S iron-sulfur cluster-binding protein, giving the protein MTSHDVTLEWTDGSTQTIAVDENESVLDVAQRAGARLPYDCREGTCITCVGRLLALEGEEGADESAEDGTERPPHAADAFTYRRAPAALTDEEQADGYVLLCIAHPQSDCRIEVGPRVHAEVGDSPWA; this is encoded by the coding sequence ATGACGAGCCACGACGTGACCCTCGAGTGGACCGACGGCTCGACGCAGACGATCGCGGTCGACGAGAACGAGTCGGTCCTCGACGTGGCCCAGCGGGCCGGCGCCCGGCTGCCCTACGACTGTCGGGAGGGGACCTGTATCACCTGCGTCGGTCGATTGCTCGCCCTCGAGGGCGAGGAGGGCGCCGACGAGTCGGCCGAGGACGGGACGGAACGGCCGCCCCACGCCGCGGACGCGTTCACGTATCGGCGGGCGCCGGCGGCGCTGACCGACGAGGAGCAGGCGGACGGCTACGTCCTGCTCTGTATCGCGCACCCGCAGTCGGACTGTCGAATCGAAGTCGGACCGCGAGTGCACGCCGAGGTCGGCGACAGTCCCTGGGCGTAA
- a CDS encoding selenium-binding protein SBP56-related protein, with product MSDANTPSDVEPEHDHDHHDHEGPGYATPQAAIEEGDREKLAYVMSLYVGTDVDAPDFVAVVDLDPDSDTYCEIVDRIELPNRGDELHHFGWNACSSSCHMEGLERRHLIVPGQRSSRIHVIDAKDRHNPELETVIEPEEVFEYDLSAPHTVHCIPDGEILISMLGDADGELPGGFLELNDDFEIEGRWEPPGEIEMNYDYWYQPRQNVMVSSEWAAPKTYYPGFDLEDVEAGNYGQRLHFWDWEDGTVEQTIDLGEEGLIPLEVRFLHTPESTHGFVGAALSSNIFHFWRDGESGEYRAEKVIDFESREHDDWDMPVPALPTDILISMDDRYLFGSNWLHGEVWMYDISDPSNPRRADSLSVGGTFGEVQEVQGRELSAGPQMIQLSLDGERLYWTTSLFSSWDEQFYPEEGERGSVMLKADVDPRKGTIELDEDFLVDWGECPEGPARAHEIRWPDGDCTSDVWQ from the coding sequence ATGAGCGATGCTAACACACCCAGTGACGTCGAACCGGAGCACGATCACGACCACCACGACCACGAGGGCCCCGGCTACGCGACGCCCCAGGCCGCCATCGAGGAGGGCGACCGAGAGAAGCTGGCCTACGTGATGAGCCTCTACGTCGGCACGGACGTCGACGCGCCGGATTTCGTCGCGGTCGTCGACCTCGATCCCGACTCCGACACGTACTGCGAGATCGTCGACCGGATCGAACTCCCCAACCGCGGCGACGAACTCCATCACTTCGGGTGGAACGCCTGTTCCTCGTCGTGTCACATGGAGGGCCTCGAGCGGCGACACCTGATCGTTCCCGGCCAGCGATCCTCGCGGATCCACGTGATCGACGCGAAGGATCGACACAACCCGGAACTCGAGACGGTGATCGAACCCGAGGAGGTCTTCGAGTACGACCTCTCGGCACCCCACACCGTCCACTGCATCCCGGACGGGGAGATCCTGATCAGCATGCTCGGGGACGCCGACGGCGAGTTGCCGGGGGGGTTCCTCGAACTGAACGACGACTTCGAGATCGAGGGCCGGTGGGAGCCGCCGGGCGAGATCGAGATGAACTACGACTACTGGTACCAGCCCCGCCAGAACGTGATGGTCTCGAGCGAGTGGGCCGCTCCGAAGACGTACTACCCGGGGTTCGACCTCGAGGACGTCGAGGCCGGCAACTACGGCCAGCGGCTCCACTTCTGGGACTGGGAGGACGGCACCGTCGAGCAGACCATCGACCTCGGCGAGGAGGGGCTGATCCCGCTCGAGGTGCGATTCCTCCACACCCCCGAGTCGACCCACGGGTTCGTCGGGGCCGCGCTGTCGTCGAATATTTTCCACTTCTGGCGCGACGGTGAGTCCGGCGAGTACCGCGCCGAGAAGGTCATCGACTTCGAGAGCCGGGAGCACGACGACTGGGACATGCCGGTCCCCGCGCTCCCGACGGACATCCTGATCTCGATGGACGACCGCTACCTGTTCGGTTCGAACTGGCTCCACGGCGAGGTCTGGATGTACGACATCTCCGATCCGTCGAACCCGCGGCGGGCCGACTCGCTCTCGGTCGGGGGCACCTTCGGCGAGGTGCAGGAGGTCCAGGGCCGCGAACTGTCCGCGGGGCCGCAGATGATCCAGCTCTCGCTGGACGGCGAACGGCTCTACTGGACCACCTCGCTGTTCTCCTCGTGGGACGAGCAGTTCTACCCAGAGGAGGGCGAGCGCGGCTCGGTGATGCTGAAGGCTGACGTCGACCCCCGAAAGGGCACGATTGAACTCGATGAGGACTTCCTCGTCGACTGGGGCGAGTGCCCTGAGGGTCCAGCCCGCGCCCACGAGATCCGCTGGCCCGACGGCGACTGTACCAGCGACGTCTGGCAGTGA
- the ligA gene encoding NAD-dependent DNA ligase LigA, with protein MSVADEDAENPYLRDPPTDFAPVAELSEDEAREQVELLREAVREHDRRYYVESEPLIADRTYDALFARLRDLEDAFGLEHPDSPTRSVGGEPLEEFETVEHVAPMLSIDQSGEEADVREFADRVQREVGDVDYVCEPKFDGVSMEFVYEDGRLERAATRGDGREGDDVTRNARTIGSVPQKLHGDYPDFLAVRGEVYMPKDAFQKHNRERIERGEEPFANPRNATAGTIRQLDPSIVADRPLEVFFFDVLEASDLEDSHSAELERFPDWGLRVTEHVELAADIDEAIDYRERMLEARDDLNYEIDGTVIKVDDREAREELGRTARHDRYAFAYKFPARAEVTPIVDVAVQVGRTGRLTPVALLEPVDVGGVTVSRASLHNPEEIAEKNVGIGDTVRVQRAGDVIPYVEEVVEKDGEGHYELPDHCPVCDSAVERDGPMAFCTGGLACDAQLRRSIEYYAGDDGLDLEGLGEKSVRQLVDAALLESVADLYELDREDLTALEGWGETSAENVLAEIEASREPPLADFLSALGIPHVGPTTARELAREFGTFDAFREAAEDEPERLEDVPDVGETVADQLHEFFTSEANAAAVDDLLEHVSPQESELESGGDELEGLTFVFTGSLEGVTRSEAQETVEAHGANATGSVSGNTDYLVVGENPGQTKRDDAEANDVPIVDEDEFRELLAEYGIDLE; from the coding sequence ATGTCTGTCGCCGACGAGGACGCGGAGAACCCGTACCTCCGGGATCCGCCGACCGACTTCGCGCCGGTCGCGGAGCTCTCGGAGGACGAGGCCCGCGAACAGGTCGAACTGCTCCGGGAGGCCGTCCGCGAACACGACCGCCGGTACTACGTCGAGAGCGAACCGCTGATCGCCGACCGGACCTACGACGCCTTGTTCGCCCGCCTGCGGGACCTCGAGGACGCCTTCGGGCTCGAACATCCCGACAGCCCCACGCGCAGCGTCGGCGGCGAACCGCTCGAGGAGTTCGAGACGGTCGAGCACGTCGCGCCGATGCTCTCGATCGACCAGAGCGGCGAGGAGGCGGACGTCCGGGAGTTCGCGGATCGAGTACAGCGAGAGGTCGGTGACGTCGACTACGTCTGTGAACCCAAGTTCGACGGCGTCTCGATGGAGTTCGTCTACGAGGACGGCCGCCTCGAGCGCGCGGCGACCCGCGGGGACGGCCGCGAGGGCGACGACGTGACGCGCAACGCGCGCACGATCGGCTCCGTTCCCCAGAAGCTCCACGGCGACTACCCCGACTTCCTCGCCGTTCGGGGCGAGGTCTACATGCCCAAGGACGCCTTTCAGAAGCACAACCGCGAGCGCATCGAGCGCGGCGAGGAGCCCTTTGCCAACCCGCGCAACGCCACCGCGGGGACGATCCGCCAGCTCGACCCGTCGATCGTCGCCGACCGTCCCCTCGAGGTGTTCTTCTTCGACGTGCTCGAGGCCTCGGACCTCGAAGACTCCCACAGCGCCGAACTCGAACGCTTTCCCGACTGGGGGCTGCGGGTTACCGAACACGTCGAACTCGCGGCCGACATCGACGAGGCGATCGACTACCGCGAGCGGATGCTCGAGGCCCGCGACGACCTGAACTACGAGATCGACGGCACCGTCATCAAGGTCGACGACCGCGAGGCTCGCGAGGAGTTGGGCCGGACGGCCCGTCACGACCGCTACGCGTTCGCCTACAAGTTCCCCGCCCGCGCGGAGGTGACGCCGATCGTCGACGTGGCGGTTCAGGTCGGTCGCACGGGTCGGCTGACGCCGGTCGCCCTCCTGGAACCGGTCGACGTCGGCGGCGTGACCGTCTCGCGAGCGAGTCTGCACAACCCCGAGGAGATCGCCGAGAAGAACGTCGGGATCGGCGACACGGTCCGCGTCCAGCGGGCCGGCGACGTCATCCCCTACGTCGAGGAGGTCGTCGAGAAGGACGGCGAGGGCCACTACGAGCTGCCCGACCACTGTCCCGTCTGCGACAGCGCCGTCGAGCGGGACGGCCCGATGGCCTTCTGTACCGGCGGCCTCGCCTGTGACGCCCAGCTCCGGCGGTCGATCGAGTACTACGCCGGCGACGACGGCCTCGATCTCGAGGGGCTCGGCGAGAAGAGCGTCCGCCAACTGGTCGACGCCGCCCTCCTCGAGTCCGTCGCGGACCTCTACGAACTCGACCGCGAGGACCTCACGGCCCTCGAGGGCTGGGGCGAGACCAGCGCCGAGAACGTCCTCGCCGAAATCGAGGCCAGCCGCGAGCCGCCGCTCGCGGACTTCCTCTCGGCGCTGGGCATCCCCCACGTCGGCCCGACGACGGCCCGCGAACTCGCCCGCGAGTTCGGCACATTCGACGCGTTCCGCGAGGCCGCCGAGGACGAGCCCGAACGCCTCGAGGACGTACCTGACGTCGGCGAGACCGTCGCCGACCAGCTCCACGAGTTCTTCACCAGCGAGGCCAACGCCGCGGCGGTCGACGACTTGCTCGAGCACGTCTCGCCCCAGGAGTCGGAGCTCGAGAGCGGCGGCGACGAACTCGAGGGACTGACCTTCGTCTTCACTGGGTCACTCGAGGGCGTCACTCGGTCCGAGGCACAGGAGACCGTCGAGGCCCACGGTGCCAACGCGACGGGCAGCGTCTCGGGGAACACGGACTACCTCGTCGTCGGCGAGAACCCGGGACAGACCAAACGCGACGACGCCGAGGCCAACGACGTGCCGATCGTCGACGAGGACGAGTTCCGCGAGCTGCTGGCGGAGTACGGGATCGACCTCGAGTAG
- a CDS encoding ABC transporter ATP-binding protein: MPAITVDTLTKSYGQTLALEDLSFQVQEGEVFGFLGPNGAGKSTTINVILDFIRPTAGQVEVLGMDAQANSREIRSRTGVLPEGVETYDRLTARQHLEFAIDSKGSDDDPEALLERVGLVDAIDKKAGGFSKGMSQRLMLAMALVGQPDLLILDEPSTGLDPNGAREMREIVREENRRGATVFFSSHIMEQVEAVCDRVGILRDGEMVAVDTVEGLRDSVGGGTTLRVTVDRLDDDTLQVVRSLPDVSDATVEGETSPASRADGEAVSGRNPPVLVVQVQGSKTAVLGELEDRGIEVKDFTTREASLEDVFQSYTTGTEVHAR, translated from the coding sequence ATGCCAGCTATTACAGTCGATACCCTGACCAAGTCCTACGGTCAGACCCTCGCGCTCGAGGATCTGTCGTTTCAGGTCCAAGAGGGAGAGGTATTCGGCTTTCTCGGTCCGAACGGCGCCGGCAAGTCGACGACGATCAACGTCATCCTCGACTTCATCCGGCCGACCGCCGGACAGGTCGAGGTTCTGGGAATGGACGCCCAGGCCAACAGCCGCGAGATCCGCTCGCGGACCGGCGTCCTCCCGGAGGGCGTCGAGACCTACGACCGCCTGACGGCCCGCCAGCACCTCGAGTTCGCCATCGACTCGAAGGGGTCCGACGACGACCCCGAAGCCCTCCTCGAGCGGGTCGGCCTCGTCGACGCCATCGACAAGAAGGCCGGCGGCTTCTCGAAGGGGATGTCCCAGCGACTCATGCTGGCGATGGCCCTCGTGGGCCAGCCGGACCTCCTCATTCTGGACGAGCCCTCGACGGGGCTCGACCCCAACGGCGCCCGCGAGATGCGCGAAATCGTCCGCGAGGAGAACCGCCGGGGCGCGACCGTCTTCTTCTCGAGTCACATCATGGAGCAGGTCGAGGCGGTCTGTGACCGCGTCGGCATCCTCCGGGACGGCGAGATGGTCGCCGTCGACACCGTCGAGGGGCTGCGCGACTCCGTCGGCGGCGGGACGACCCTGCGGGTCACCGTCGACCGCCTCGACGACGACACGCTCCAGGTCGTTCGCTCGCTGCCCGACGTCTCCGACGCCACCGTCGAGGGCGAGACGTCTCCGGCGTCTCGAGCAGACGGCGAAGCCGTCAGCGGCCGGAATCCGCCCGTCCTCGTCGTCCAGGTCCAGGGCTCCAAGACGGCCGTCCTCGGCGAACTCGAGGACCGGGGCATCGAGGTCAAGGACTTCACGACCCGCGAGGCCTCCCTCGAGGACGTCTTCCAGTCGTACACGACCGGCACGGAGGTGCACGCGCGATGA
- a CDS encoding ABC transporter permease encodes MSTETAAGSSGSGSGSASSSVNLESVRAVAKKDFQDAVRSWLFWGLSVFFFLLLVGVTGALSYFGAEVSPTQAETTGALVSLVSQMTRVIIPLIALVLGWKAIAGERESGSIKVLLSLPHSRKDVLLGKLIGRAAVLSLSLIVGFVLAAVVVAAILGSFDVVEYAGLLAMAILYGLAYTSIAVSLSSMTKSTTIAGAAVFGVFLLFYAVWNLLLTGLQILMSRGTIDGVEYTRTFEMADGTTEQITAQRVPDWALFIDSLDPGNAFANALSIISSTVEGTTYPDYYFPDGMPFFLEDWFSFIILLLWIVVPLAVALYRFDRVDL; translated from the coding sequence ATGAGCACCGAGACCGCAGCCGGATCATCGGGGTCGGGGTCGGGATCGGCCTCGAGTTCCGTGAATCTCGAGAGCGTCCGCGCCGTCGCGAAGAAGGACTTCCAGGACGCGGTCCGTTCGTGGCTGTTCTGGGGACTGAGCGTCTTCTTCTTCCTGTTGCTGGTCGGCGTCACGGGCGCGCTCTCGTACTTCGGTGCCGAGGTCTCGCCGACGCAAGCGGAGACGACCGGGGCGCTCGTCTCGCTGGTCAGCCAGATGACGCGGGTCATCATTCCGCTGATCGCGCTGGTGTTGGGCTGGAAGGCCATCGCCGGCGAGCGGGAGAGCGGGAGCATCAAGGTGTTGCTCTCGCTGCCCCACTCGCGAAAGGACGTGCTCCTTGGCAAACTGATCGGCCGAGCGGCCGTGCTGTCGCTGTCGCTGATCGTCGGGTTCGTCCTCGCGGCCGTCGTCGTCGCCGCGATCCTCGGGAGCTTCGACGTGGTCGAGTACGCCGGACTGCTCGCGATGGCGATCCTCTACGGCCTCGCCTACACCAGTATCGCCGTCTCGCTCTCCTCGATGACCAAGTCGACGACGATCGCCGGCGCCGCGGTCTTCGGCGTCTTCCTGCTGTTCTACGCCGTCTGGAACCTGCTTCTCACCGGACTTCAGATCCTGATGTCCCGGGGGACGATCGACGGCGTCGAATACACGCGGACCTTCGAGATGGCCGACGGAACGACCGAACAGATAACCGCCCAACGAGTGCCCGACTGGGCGCTGTTCATCGACTCGCTCGATCCGGGTAACGCCTTCGCGAACGCGCTCTCGATCATCAGTTCCACCGTCGAGGGCACCACGTATCCGGACTACTACTTCCCGGACGGCATGCCGTTCTTCCTCGAGGACTGGTTCTCCTTTATCATCCTGCTGCTGTGGATCGTCGTCCCGCTCGCGGTCGCGCTCTACCGGTTCGACCGCGTCGACCTGTAG
- a CDS encoding ArsA family ATPase produces the protein MTDCIFYGGKGGVGKTTCAAATAVRLADAGRQTLVVSTDPAHSLSDSLEVDLEAEPRELDLEGVGDGDGNLWAVEIDPDTQKERYEKLARALAKDLRSAGIRLDDEEVRRLFASGAPAGSDEIAALDLLVEYVDEGDWDVVVFDTAPTGHTLRLFDMPEVMGLALETAQSLRGQAKRIGNAARTAVLGPMSMMGSSSDDEEESLEAFRARLERARDLLTDPERTEFRVVLLPEGMAIAESERLVGTLREADVRVDRLVVNRVFEDPEDDCSRCQSRHQRHLKRVEEVRETFPDLEVVTLPERDGEVQGLEAVSEIAARLPAEA, from the coding sequence GTGACCGACTGCATCTTCTACGGCGGTAAGGGCGGCGTCGGCAAGACGACCTGCGCGGCGGCGACCGCCGTCCGACTGGCCGACGCCGGCCGGCAGACGCTGGTCGTCTCGACCGACCCGGCCCACTCGCTGTCGGACTCCCTCGAGGTCGATCTCGAGGCCGAACCCCGCGAACTCGATCTCGAGGGCGTCGGCGACGGTGACGGAAATCTCTGGGCCGTCGAGATCGATCCCGACACCCAGAAGGAACGGTACGAGAAACTGGCGCGAGCGCTCGCGAAGGACCTCCGCAGCGCCGGCATTCGGCTGGACGACGAGGAGGTCCGACGGCTGTTCGCCTCGGGCGCACCGGCCGGCAGCGACGAGATCGCGGCCCTCGATCTGCTCGTCGAGTACGTCGACGAGGGCGACTGGGACGTCGTCGTCTTCGACACCGCGCCGACGGGCCACACCCTCCGGCTGTTCGACATGCCCGAGGTGATGGGGCTGGCCCTCGAGACGGCCCAGTCGCTGCGCGGGCAGGCCAAGCGGATCGGCAACGCCGCCCGGACGGCAGTGCTCGGCCCGATGTCGATGATGGGCAGCAGTAGCGACGACGAGGAGGAAAGTCTCGAGGCGTTTCGCGCCCGCCTCGAGCGCGCTCGCGACCTGCTGACCGATCCCGAACGGACGGAGTTTCGGGTCGTCCTCCTGCCCGAGGGGATGGCCATCGCCGAGTCCGAACGGCTGGTGGGGACGCTACGGGAAGCCGACGTTCGGGTCGACCGCCTCGTCGTGAATCGGGTCTTCGAAGACCCCGAGGACGACTGCTCGCGGTGTCAGTCGCGCCACCAGCGGCACCTGAAACGGGTCGAAGAGGTCCGGGAGACGTTTCCCGATCTCGAGGTCGTGACGCTTCCCGAACGGGACGGAGAGGTGCAGGGCCTCGAGGCGGTGTCAGAGATCGCGGCGCGGTTGCCCGCCGAGGCGTGA
- a CDS encoding GNAT family N-acetyltransferase: MSMFPVEMESERLRYERLHPDDFDPFELYEHAREGAPAIDEITEYVTWDAYEQPKEAFDWVSTCGEAFDDGENATYAVRPKDGDRAGELAGLAGLHPNWEQRLGILGVWFRKPFWGRGYSGERAGRMLELAFDRLDLEVVAVTHDADNENSRRAIEGYVDRFGGRREGVIRNDVIIGGEPRDSVRYSISCEEWEENR, encoded by the coding sequence ATGTCGATGTTTCCCGTCGAGATGGAGAGCGAGCGACTCCGGTACGAGCGGCTCCATCCCGACGACTTCGATCCGTTCGAACTGTACGAACACGCCCGGGAAGGCGCGCCGGCTATCGATGAGATCACCGAGTACGTCACCTGGGACGCGTACGAACAGCCGAAGGAGGCGTTCGACTGGGTCTCGACCTGTGGCGAGGCGTTCGACGACGGCGAGAACGCGACCTACGCGGTCCGTCCGAAAGACGGCGACCGGGCGGGAGAGCTGGCCGGACTGGCCGGACTGCATCCCAACTGGGAGCAGCGGCTGGGGATTCTGGGTGTCTGGTTCCGAAAGCCGTTCTGGGGCCGAGGCTACTCGGGCGAGCGCGCCGGCCGGATGCTCGAGCTCGCGTTCGATCGACTGGACCTCGAGGTCGTCGCGGTCACCCACGACGCGGACAACGAGAACTCCCGGCGGGCCATCGAGGGGTACGTCGACCGGTTCGGCGGCCGGAGGGAGGGCGTGATCCGCAACGACGTCATCATCGGCGGCGAGCCTCGCGACTCCGTCCGGTACAGCATCTCGTGCGAGGAATGGGAGGAGAACCGATAA
- the arcD gene encoding arginine/ornithine antiporter ArcD: MALDFTPKTYDEIPADKRPSLGEALVPIAGMILFLSLGMIWLEMDPQMPLLWGIAFAGLFGRYYFGYAWSGLYDGIGRSILTGLQAILILFVIYMLISAWIDSGTIPTLMYYGLEFLSPAIFLPFTVVLSAVVAFAIGSSWTTAGTLGVAMIGIGSGLGIPEAMTAGAVLSGAYTGDKNSPLSDTTNLAAAVTNTELMDHIRAMRPGTAISFAISLLLFVVLGLSASGTIPVDRIAEIQGGLESSYAISPLTFVPLVITFALAFYGFPALPSLGAGIFAGVAVSTAVQGVGFAAAWETVHFGTGPETGVDLTDELLASGGLEGSVWVVSIVVAALALGGILQETGVLAAIAYHIGRAVSSVAGLTAGTAAGTIAMNFLAAEQYMAIVVPGMTLQNLYDEYDLESRNLSRAVEASGTTTSAFVPWGSGGVFMASALGVPVIEYAPYYFFGILSPLILILMGATGWRIFYTDDPERESPAEADAPAPSVE; encoded by the coding sequence ATGGCACTGGACTTCACACCGAAGACCTACGACGAAATCCCCGCGGACAAGCGGCCGTCCCTGGGGGAAGCGCTCGTCCCTATCGCGGGAATGATCCTGTTCCTCTCGCTCGGGATGATCTGGCTCGAGATGGACCCGCAGATGCCGCTGTTGTGGGGAATCGCATTCGCGGGACTGTTCGGCCGGTACTACTTCGGCTACGCCTGGAGCGGCCTCTACGACGGGATCGGTCGCAGTATTCTGACCGGCCTGCAGGCCATCCTCATCCTGTTCGTCATCTACATGCTCATCTCGGCGTGGATCGACTCCGGAACGATCCCCACGCTCATGTACTACGGGCTGGAGTTCCTCTCGCCGGCGATCTTCCTCCCCTTCACCGTCGTCCTCTCGGCGGTCGTCGCCTTCGCGATCGGCTCGTCGTGGACGACGGCCGGGACGCTCGGCGTCGCGATGATCGGGATCGGCTCCGGGCTCGGGATTCCGGAGGCGATGACGGCCGGCGCCGTCCTGTCGGGGGCCTACACCGGCGACAAGAACTCGCCGCTCTCTGACACCACGAACCTCGCCGCCGCGGTGACGAACACGGAGCTGATGGACCACATCCGGGCGATGCGCCCCGGCACTGCGATCTCGTTCGCGATCTCGCTGCTCCTGTTCGTCGTGTTGGGCCTGAGCGCGAGCGGGACGATCCCCGTCGATCGGATCGCCGAGATCCAGGGCGGCCTCGAGAGCAGTTACGCGATCTCGCCGCTGACGTTCGTTCCGCTGGTCATCACGTTCGCGCTCGCCTTCTACGGCTTCCCCGCGCTGCCGTCGCTCGGCGCCGGGATCTTCGCCGGCGTCGCGGTCAGCACCGCGGTGCAGGGCGTCGGCTTCGCCGCCGCCTGGGAGACCGTCCACTTCGGGACCGGCCCCGAAACGGGCGTCGACCTCACGGACGAACTGCTCGCGAGCGGCGGCCTCGAGGGCTCCGTGTGGGTCGTTTCGATCGTCGTGGCCGCGCTGGCGCTGGGCGGTATCCTGCAGGAGACCGGCGTGCTGGCGGCGATCGCGTACCACATCGGCCGGGCCGTCAGCAGCGTCGCGGGCCTGACGGCCGGCACGGCCGCGGGCACGATCGCGATGAACTTCCTCGCCGCGGAACAGTACATGGCGATCGTCGTCCCCGGGATGACGCTGCAGAACCTGTACGACGAGTACGACCTCGAGAGCCGGAACCTCTCGCGGGCGGTCGAGGCGTCCGGGACGACGACGTCGGCGTTCGTGCCCTGGGGCTCCGGCGGGGTCTTCATGGCCTCGGCGCTCGGCGTGCCGGTGATCGAGTACGCCCCGTACTACTTCTTCGGCATCCTCTCGCCGCTGATTCTGATCCTGATGGGCGCGACCGGCTGGCGGATCTTCTACACGGACGACCCCGAACGTGAATCGCCGGCGGAAGCCGACGCGCCGGCGCCCTCCGTCGAATAG